A portion of the Methanomassiliicoccales archaeon genome contains these proteins:
- the mcrD gene encoding methyl-coenzyme M reductase operon protein D — MPAESMPEPVPLPEIMIFPSRLLSAATTEKLLNKLYTVKHVRQINIQGESLPEKITMGPGAGLDVDHSERRVIEVAGKKTELKVQVGRIFVEIDDIDHVEAALKDIEEICKEILPFGFDLEVGRYSKYRPTVSDYKKGVR, encoded by the coding sequence ATGCCTGCCGAATCCATGCCGGAGCCGGTACCGCTACCGGAGATCATGATTTTCCCGTCGAGGCTTTTGTCGGCTGCGACGACAGAAAAATTGTTGAACAAGTTGTATACAGTCAAGCACGTGAGACAGATCAATATTCAGGGCGAATCTCTCCCAGAGAAGATCACTATGGGTCCAGGAGCAGGTCTCGACGTGGATCACAGTGAAAGGAGAGTGATCGAAGTAGCGGGAAAGAAGACGGAACTCAAGGTCCAGGTTGGCCGTATTTTCGTTGAAATTGACGATATCGATCATGTTGAAGCGGCCTTGAAGGACATTGAGGAAATCTGTAAAGAGATCTTGCCGTTTGGCTTCGACTTGGAGGTTGGAAGGTATTCGAAATATAGGCCTACTGTTTCCGATTATAAAAAAGGAGTGAGGTGA
- a CDS encoding DUF2098 family protein, which translates to MKIGDYAKYKNTGTVGKILDIKVEDEVTWALLDTYNLYYDITALEEAEPGEYRVVADKEKGLEEQLEELEKMKQTLEEVEKAISRITPSGT; encoded by the coding sequence ATGAAAATCGGCGACTATGCGAAATACAAGAACACCGGCACGGTAGGGAAGATCTTGGACATCAAGGTGGAAGACGAAGTAACATGGGCGCTACTGGACACGTACAACCTCTATTATGATATAACTGCCCTGGAGGAAGCCGAGCCTGGTGAGTATCGTGTCGTCGCCGATAAGGAGAAGGGACTGGAGGAACAGCTCGAGGAACTTGAGAAGATGAAACAAACCCTTGAGGAAGTGGAAAAGGCGATCAGCCGGATCACGCCCTCAGGGACTTAA
- the mcrG gene encoding coenzyme-B sulfoethylthiotransferase subunit gamma, which produces MAYKRQFYPGTTIPAKNRRRYIDPNVKLDKLRELSMEDVVKILGHRQPGEEYKSVHPPLEEGTEPDCPIRQLVEPTPGAKAGDRIRYVQFTDSVYFAPIVPYVRAWMNVSRFRGVDTGTLSGRQIIEMRERDLEKVAKELIESETFDPARTGIRGATVHGHACRLDENGLMFDAWQRYRWNAKKGEVEYVKDQVAIPLDKPISVGKPLPEEELKKRTTMFRVDGVDMREDKEVMMVNLRIHRLRTLAGFQPFALKGV; this is translated from the coding sequence ATGGCGTATAAGAGGCAGTTCTATCCCGGGACAACAATTCCGGCGAAGAACAGACGCCGATACATAGACCCGAACGTCAAGCTCGACAAGCTACGCGAGCTTTCTATGGAAGACGTCGTGAAAATACTCGGTCACCGGCAGCCGGGTGAAGAATACAAGAGCGTTCACCCGCCACTGGAGGAAGGAACTGAGCCAGATTGCCCGATCAGGCAGTTAGTTGAACCAACGCCAGGTGCAAAGGCTGGGGACAGGATCCGATATGTCCAATTCACTGACTCGGTGTACTTTGCGCCGATTGTGCCTTACGTCAGAGCATGGATGAACGTCAGCAGGTTTAGGGGCGTCGACACTGGTACACTCTCTGGAAGACAGATTATTGAGATGAGAGAGCGTGACCTCGAGAAGGTAGCGAAGGAGCTCATTGAGAGCGAGACGTTCGATCCTGCTAGGACGGGTATCAGAGGTGCGACTGTCCACGGACATGCGTGCCGTCTTGATGAGAACGGCCTTATGTTCGATGCATGGCAGAGGTACCGCTGGAATGCAAAGAAGGGCGAGGTTGAATACGTAAAAGACCAGGTTGCCATTCCTCTGGACAAGCCGATTTCGGTTGGCAAGCCGCTGCCGGAAGAGGAGTTGAAGAAGCGGACGACGATGTTCAGGGTCGACGGCGTCGACATGAGAGAGGACAAAGAGGTTATGATGGTCAACCTGAGGATCCACAGGTTGAGAACGCTGGCTGGATTCCAGCCATTTGCACTGAAGGGGGTATAA
- a CDS encoding TfuA-related McrA-glycine thioamidation protein: MFLGPSLSHTEARNILDADYRPPVKRGDLVSIYGEKNVVVGIIDGIFFSDSAVGHREIIGLLERGITVVGGGSMGALRASELKDFGMIGVGRIFDMYSSGVIEGDDEVAIIFNPETLEPLSEALINIRYNLERAVDRGIITESQSKDIINELKAVYFPERSYEKALEIACEKLKRNEFIRLREYLLNCARDLKKADAELVITTIKNLIQQEK; this comes from the coding sequence ATCTTCCTTGGTCCAAGCTTATCGCACACCGAAGCAAGGAACATCCTGGACGCAGATTATAGGCCTCCGGTGAAACGAGGGGATTTGGTCTCGATTTATGGTGAAAAGAACGTCGTCGTTGGCATTATCGATGGAATATTTTTCAGTGACTCAGCTGTAGGTCATCGTGAAATCATTGGCTTATTGGAAAGGGGTATCACCGTTGTAGGGGGTGGCAGTATGGGCGCCCTACGGGCTTCGGAACTGAAAGACTTTGGAATGATCGGTGTTGGGAGGATATTTGATATGTATTCATCGGGTGTGATTGAGGGTGATGATGAGGTCGCCATTATATTCAATCCTGAAACGCTGGAGCCCCTTTCAGAGGCGCTTATTAATATTCGGTACAATCTTGAGCGTGCTGTCGATCGAGGCATCATTACGGAATCGCAAAGCAAAGACATTATCAACGAGCTAAAGGCGGTTTATTTTCCTGAAAGATCCTATGAAAAGGCCCTAGAAATTGCATGCGAGAAATTGAAAAGAAATGAATTTATCAGGCTCCGAGAATACTTATTAAATTGCGCAAGGGACCTCAAGAAGGCGGACGCGGAATTGGTTATCACAACCATAAAAAATTTAATTCAGCAAGAAAAATAA
- the mcrA gene encoding coenzyme-B sulfoethylthiotransferase subunit alpha, whose protein sequence is MADEKLFIKAVKKKFKEDPTEVHTTYYSFGGWRQSKRKREWVEQANKIAKERGIPAMNQDIGVPLGQRVLMPYQLSHTDIFVEADDLHFINNAAMQQAWDDIRRTVIVGLDTAHQVIEKRLGKEVTPETINTYLEAVNHTMPGGAVVQEHMAECSPALTADCYVKVFSGNDELIDEIDKCFVIDINKEFPPEQAKQLKEAIGNTLWQVVRCPTIVGRTCDGATMSRWSAMQISMAFITSYKLAAGEAAIADFAFAAKHAAVVEMGTMMPARRARGPNEPGGIPFGYLADMTQSFRKYPDDPARAALEAVALGAVIYDQIYLGSYMSGGVGFTQYATAAYTDNILEDYTYYAVDLIKKKYGGLAKAKPSMDMIEELVTEVNSYALEMYERYPAVMETHFGGSQRATVAAAASGIAAAMATGIADVGVNGWYLSMLQHKERLGRLGFYGYDLQDQCGSANSFSYRSDEGLPFELRGPNYPNYAMNVGHLSGYAGIANAAHVARGDAFVCNPLIKVAFADKHLPFDFANVTREFGRGGLREFRPAGERTLIIPPA, encoded by the coding sequence ATGGCCGATGAGAAGCTTTTTATAAAGGCTGTAAAGAAAAAATTCAAGGAAGACCCCACTGAGGTCCACACGACATACTATTCCTTTGGCGGCTGGAGGCAGTCAAAGAGGAAGCGGGAATGGGTCGAGCAGGCTAATAAGATCGCGAAGGAGAGAGGCATTCCTGCGATGAACCAGGACATCGGTGTTCCTCTCGGTCAGAGAGTACTGATGCCCTATCAGTTGTCTCACACGGACATATTTGTGGAGGCCGACGATCTGCATTTCATAAACAACGCCGCGATGCAGCAGGCTTGGGACGATATACGAAGAACGGTTATCGTTGGTCTGGACACGGCCCATCAGGTCATCGAAAAGAGGCTTGGGAAAGAGGTTACACCTGAGACGATCAACACTTACTTGGAGGCTGTTAACCACACGATGCCTGGCGGTGCTGTCGTCCAGGAGCACATGGCAGAGTGCAGCCCGGCATTGACGGCTGACTGCTATGTGAAGGTCTTCAGCGGAAATGATGAATTGATTGATGAGATTGACAAGTGCTTTGTCATTGACATCAACAAGGAGTTCCCGCCAGAGCAGGCAAAGCAGCTCAAGGAAGCGATTGGGAATACCCTATGGCAGGTCGTCAGATGCCCAACGATCGTTGGTCGTACCTGCGACGGTGCAACGATGTCGAGATGGAGTGCGATGCAGATTAGCATGGCATTCATTACATCGTACAAACTCGCTGCCGGAGAAGCGGCGATCGCCGACTTTGCGTTCGCTGCGAAGCACGCAGCTGTCGTCGAGATGGGTACAATGATGCCAGCGAGGAGGGCACGAGGACCTAACGAGCCAGGAGGTATTCCATTCGGATATCTTGCGGATATGACACAATCATTCAGGAAATATCCTGATGACCCAGCAAGGGCTGCGCTCGAGGCCGTAGCACTCGGTGCTGTCATCTATGATCAGATATACCTAGGATCGTACATGTCCGGTGGTGTAGGGTTCACCCAATATGCGACCGCTGCATACACTGACAACATCCTGGAGGACTACACGTACTACGCTGTAGATCTGATCAAGAAGAAATACGGCGGTCTTGCGAAGGCAAAGCCCTCTATGGATATGATCGAGGAGCTGGTTACTGAGGTCAACTCCTACGCACTGGAGATGTATGAGCGATATCCAGCCGTTATGGAAACGCACTTCGGCGGGTCCCAGAGAGCAACTGTTGCTGCGGCTGCAAGTGGTATTGCGGCGGCAATGGCAACGGGTATTGCAGATGTAGGTGTTAACGGCTGGTATCTCTCGATGCTGCAGCACAAGGAGCGCCTAGGCAGACTCGGGTTCTACGGATATGACCTGCAAGATCAGTGCGGTTCTGCGAACAGCTTCTCCTATAGAAGCGACGAGGGCTTGCCCTTTGAGCTGAGAGGACCGAACTACCCGAACTATGCGATGAACGTCGGACATCTGAGTGGATACGCTGGGATTGCCAACGCTGCTCATGTAGCTAGGGGCGACGCGTTCGTGTGCAACCCGCTGATCAAAGTTGCCTTTGCGGACAAGCACCTACCATTTGACTTCGCAAATGTCACGAGAGAGTTCGGCCGTGGTGGGCTGAGGGAATTCAGACCCGCTGGTGAAAGGACATTGATCATTCCTCCGGCGTGA
- a CDS encoding carboxymuconolactone decarboxylase family protein codes for MSLELLAKQKPEVIQALYKMKAEVFRSGALTTKVKELIAVAISCMLKCETCLETHVQAAFNAGATKEELQEAMIVAMYLTGPSAVIWTKKIDEILAVSNTTS; via the coding sequence ATGAGTCTGGAATTGCTTGCGAAACAGAAACCTGAGGTTATCCAAGCTCTTTACAAAATGAAAGCTGAGGTGTTTAGGAGTGGCGCCCTGACGACAAAGGTTAAAGAACTAATCGCTGTCGCAATCTCTTGCATGTTGAAGTGTGAGACCTGTCTTGAAACTCATGTTCAGGCGGCATTTAACGCTGGTGCGACGAAAGAGGAGTTGCAGGAGGCAATGATCGTGGCGATGTATCTCACCGGGCCGAGTGCAGTAATCTGGACAAAAAAGATCGATGAGATCCTCGCAGTCTCAAATACGACATCTTAG
- the mcrB gene encoding coenzyme-B sulfoethylthiotransferase subunit beta, translating to MAKYKDKVDLYDDRGKLIERDVPLEAISPLYNPAIKRTVSLAKRVVAVDLAGIEKSLKTGKVGGGHIKGKEIDVPLVANAAKIARAVRDILKVAQNDDTEVSILADGKRMIVKVPSVRLEAGAEYTTGFTAAAAAVTQAIIELFDIDMFRANMVKAAVWGRYPQTLNFLGANVKSILEVPQNNEGAGYALRNIMANHIVALTGRNAMNAAALASIFEQTAMFEMGDAIGPFERMHLLGLAYQGLNANNMVYEIVKENGKTGTVGSVVESIVGRAIEDKVIKVKEKLPSGYKVYTTNDFALWNAYAAAGMLCAIMVNCGAARAAQGVPSTILYYNDLLEHETGLPGVDFGRAMGTSVGMSFFSHSIYGGGGPGLFHGNHIVTRHSKGFVIPAIAAGCALDAGTQMFSAEATSGLVKEVFGDIPEFKSPIKMVGKEAKKLKEMV from the coding sequence ATGGCGAAATACAAGGACAAAGTAGACTTGTATGACGACAGGGGCAAGCTAATTGAAAGGGATGTGCCACTGGAAGCCATCAGTCCTCTGTATAACCCTGCCATCAAGAGAACGGTGTCCTTGGCCAAGCGAGTTGTCGCTGTCGACCTTGCTGGGATTGAAAAGTCTCTAAAAACCGGGAAGGTTGGCGGCGGACACATCAAGGGCAAGGAGATCGATGTCCCGCTTGTCGCGAATGCGGCAAAGATTGCGAGGGCTGTCCGCGATATCCTAAAAGTCGCTCAGAACGACGATACGGAGGTCAGCATATTGGCGGACGGCAAGAGGATGATCGTGAAAGTACCCTCGGTGCGGCTGGAGGCTGGCGCTGAATACACAACTGGATTTACTGCAGCCGCCGCAGCGGTGACCCAAGCGATTATCGAGCTTTTCGACATCGATATGTTCCGAGCCAACATGGTTAAGGCTGCCGTATGGGGGAGATATCCCCAGACTCTGAACTTTCTGGGAGCCAACGTTAAGTCGATTTTGGAGGTTCCCCAGAACAACGAAGGCGCAGGGTATGCATTGAGGAACATTATGGCAAACCACATTGTGGCATTGACCGGTAGGAATGCAATGAATGCAGCGGCTCTTGCGTCAATATTTGAGCAAACTGCGATGTTCGAGATGGGCGATGCGATCGGACCATTCGAGCGGATGCACTTGCTAGGGCTCGCATACCAGGGTCTCAACGCGAACAATATGGTCTATGAAATCGTCAAGGAGAACGGAAAAACAGGCACAGTAGGGAGCGTAGTTGAATCAATTGTAGGGAGGGCGATTGAGGACAAAGTTATCAAGGTAAAGGAGAAGTTGCCCTCTGGATATAAGGTCTACACAACCAATGATTTCGCACTGTGGAATGCGTACGCAGCTGCGGGTATGCTTTGTGCGATCATGGTTAACTGCGGTGCAGCGAGAGCGGCGCAAGGTGTACCGTCAACGATATTGTACTACAATGATCTGCTCGAGCATGAGACCGGATTGCCGGGTGTCGACTTTGGTCGTGCGATGGGTACATCTGTGGGGATGTCCTTCTTCTCGCACTCGATCTACGGTGGAGGTGGGCCAGGTCTCTTCCATGGGAACCATATCGTCACGAGGCACTCAAAGGGCTTTGTGATTCCTGCGATTGCTGCTGGTTGTGCATTAGATGCTGGCACACAGATGTTCTCCGCTGAAGCAACATCAGGGCTTGTGAAAGAGGTATTCGGTGACATACCTGAGTTTAAGTCACCTATAAAGATGGTCGGAAAAGAGGCAAAGAAGCTGAAGGAAATGGTGTGA